The DNA window ATATCGCGCTCCATAGTAATAGAGATTTGTTTCTGGATCGAGCTCTTGCCCTGTGAATTTATAATTGTTTTCGTAGGCGAAAGAAAATTCGTTTATTACGAAAAACAGAAAACTGGAGAAAATAATTTTTGCAAAAAACAAGAGGGGATTTTTCATAAAAATATGGAGAAAAAAACTTCCTTTATTATCGCGAGTTATTCACAACAAAAAAATTTCTATTTTTCTGAGATGTTCGAATATCAAGTTCTGCTCAATGTAATCCTACAATCCGATTCTGTCGACGACCTCCGTCGACACTTTCGAATACTTTTTGGGGATACTGAATCCAATTATATCGGTCGCCCGTCCTCGCGACCCTTATTAAAAGAATCTTCCCTCTCGTCATGCCGACTGCAGATGCGAAATATCGGAGTATGGATGAGAAAAAAGTGGGTTTGGTTTTCGGGAGGCATCTCTTGTCACCAAGAGAATACAGTATCCTCAGCGTCTTATAACAATATTCTTCTTCTGTCGACGACCTCCGTCGACAGATTCGGAGAAGAGGAGAGCTTTGAGGAAGCTCATTCACGATGATGCAGCAGGAATTACAGATTTGTCAGTTGAAATGAAATATGGAAAATAATGGGTATATGTCAGAAAAAGATTCGACAGTATACATCATGGGGAGCGTATCAAGAGTACTCTACACAGGAGTAACAAGTAATCTTAGTCAGAGAATATGGCAACACAAAGAAGGAGTTTTTGAGAAGAGTTTTACCAAAAAATACCGATGCCATCGGCTCCTTTACTTTGAAAAACATAAAGACATGATATCTGCCATTGCTCGAGAGAAACAAATACAAGGATATGCTCGGAAAAAGAAAGAATCACTCATATATCGAATGAATCCAGGATGGGAAGATATGAGTCATTGGTATTTGGAAAATTTTCAGGAATAGACATCATCGTACGCTCTTTGAGACAAGAGATGCCTCCCGAAAGACAAGCTCAATATTTCATGGATTTCTTCTGATGCTTCGTCTCTGCAGTCGGCATGACGGAGGGAGAGATGTGACTCTCACACAAGCTAAAAGCACCAGAAACAGCACCTTCCAATACTCTCAACAACTCCACCAGCGTTCCTTTTGGATGACTTGTCGACAAACTCATGCGAAAAGAATTATGAAGTCGTACTGATTCTTGAAAATATGTTCTCACGTATTCTGCATCATCTTTTCTTTGAGCAGGAACAAGTGGTCTTAAAATGGAACCCTTTCGATTTTCGGCGTTTTGAAATTTTTCCGCTGCGTCTCGAAAGTTTTCCAAATCGAAAGGATCGGCGTCAAAAAGGCTTTGAATTTCGGCAAATTCTGAATGCTGACGAAGCGCAAAAGTGTCGACATAAAATCCCTGTCCTTGAAGTTCGTGTTGAATGTGGACAAGATTGAGATTCTGAGCGTTTTCTTCGGGCACAAGCCTCAGAAGTGTTCCAGATTGTCTGCTTGCTTTTGGTGGAGAATGTTCCAGCGTAAAGAGTTCATTGAGTCTTGATGATCGTAAAAACTCTTCTCCAGCTGCAATTTCACCTGCGAGCGTTTTTTCTCCTTCCACTTTTCTGCATATTTCTGGATGCTCCAAAAGATCACGAGTTCCAAAAGGGTTTCCGCGTTTCATTCGTGAAAAATGGACAATTCCTTCCGTAAAAATTTTGGTGCTGATTCCGGCTTGAGAGCTGAAAACACCGGGAAGATCTGGAAAGAATTCTTGCATTTTTTGGTTTCCCGAAAGAACAAGTGTTCCTTTTCCATACGAACCAGTTCTTTTGCTAAGCGCGGTACCATCCGTCTTTTCATTGATAAATTCTCCTAAGCTTTCGTCGAGGAACCACAGTAAAACTTCAGATGAATTAGCTTCTGATGCCGTCTGAATTTTCTGGAATTCTTCGAAAAAAAGCTCGGTATTCAGACTTTTTCCTCCGGGTCGAAACGT is part of the Candidatus Peregrinibacteria bacterium genome and encodes:
- a CDS encoding GIY-YIG nuclease family protein, whose amino-acid sequence is MSEKDSTVYIMGSVSRVLYTGVTSNLSQRIWQHKEGVFEKSFTKKYRCHRLLYFEKHKDMISAIAREKQIQGYARKKKESLIYRMNPGWEDMSHWYLENFQE